A segment of the Marinomonas posidonica IVIA-Po-181 genome:
TCAAGGACGCAAGATAGTCATGTTGGAACCCCGTCGTTTAGCTGCCAAAGCGGCCGCGAAGCGATTGGCTGATACGTTAAAAGAGCCGGTAGGAAAACACATAGGTTATCGTATTCGTCACGACACCAAAGAAAGCAAAGAGACGCAAGTCTTGGTGGTCACCGAAGGCGTCCTAACTCGCATGTTGCAAGATGATCCTTCACTGAGTGATATATCACTTGTTATTTTCGATGAATTTCATGAGCGCAACCTCCACTCTGATCTGGCCTTTGCCTTATGTTTACAGGCACGAGAACTGTATCGCGATGAAGATCCTTTGAAACTACTGGTCATGTCCGCGACCCTCGATACGACCTTATTAGAACAACGTCTCAACTGCACCAGTCTCACCAGTACTGGTCGTAGCTTTCCTGTCAGAGCGCATTACGCCAACAAAACGCTGAAAACCGTCGAGGTTATTGATGAAGTGGCCCGTTTAACTTTGGCCGCCTATCAAGCAGAAAGTGGTAACATTCTGGTCTTCTTACCGGGTCAAAAAGAAATTAGACAACTCCATCAACAGCTTCAGGCACAGCTGAGTGAGCAACCACATTTAACCATTATGCCCTTGTATGGAGACCTTAGCTTGGAACAACAAGAGCAGGTCATCAAGGCAACCGTACCCCCTAAACGTAAAATAGTATTGGCGACGGCCATTGCGCAAACGAGCTTAACCATTGAAGGAATTGGGGTGGTGGTTGACAGTGGCCTGAGCCGTGAAGCCAGATTTGATGCCAATACCGCTACCACGCGCTTGCATACTCGTCGCGCGACACAAGCCGAAACGATTCAGCGCATGGGACGAGCAGGTCGTACTCAGGCGGGGGTTTGCTACCGTTGGTGGAGTGAAGAACAGCAGCATCGCTTAGCGCCACAAGCCCAACCTCAGATAGAATGCGTCGACCTAAGTGCTGTGACACTTAATCTGGCTCAATGGGGTGTACAAGATCGCTTAGAGCTTGATTGGATCACACCTCCACCCGAAAGCCACTTTCAACAATCCATTGATGTATTACGTCATTTAAATGCCATCGAAGCGACTAACCTGACATTGACGCCTCATGGTGAACAAATGAGTAAATTGAATTTAGAGCCAAGGCTGGCGCAAATTCTCTTGTTAGGCAAACAATGGGGAGAAACCGAGCTGGCCTGCCAAGCCTGTGCCCTATTGTCAGAAGGCGATCCGTTCTCTCAGCAGGATAGTGACTTTTCAATGCGCTTAGAATGGCTGGCCAATAAAAGCCCGATATCGACTCAAAAACCAAAACATTTTTATCTGCAATCTCTAAGGCAATGGCAAAATCGCAGCCAAAATCTCAAGCAAACAAAACAACAAATTGATCTTAAACAAGGTGTCGTACTGGGCACATTACTAGCAGGCGCTTATGCTGATCGTATCGCTCAACGCCTTCCCTCACAGGCTAAACAAAACGCTCAAAGCACGCGTTTTAAATTAGCCAATGGCCGTATTGCCACACTGGACAGTCGCGACTCAAATGCTCAAGCGGACTACCTTCTGGTCTTAGATATTGGTGGTCATCAAGGTCAACAAGAAGACCGTATTTTTCTTGCCCAATCATTGGATATCTCCGCCTTATCACATGCCTTGCCGCACCTACTGAAAACTCGTTCTCATCTGGCGTGGTCAAAATCGGAAGCGCGCCTTATCAGTGAACAGCAAACCTGGATTGGTAAGCTCTGTTTACATCGCAAGCAGTCTGCTCAATTCGATCCTCAACAAATCACCGAGGCAATGCTACAACACATTCGCCAGACGGGGCTCGATACGCTACCTTGGCAAGACGATAGCTCACAATTGATAGCACGCATTCAATTTGCCGCCAGTCATGACACTCAGGATTGGCCAGACATGGCGGATCAGGGCTTACTCGATAGACTAGCGGAATGGTTAGGCCCCTATTTGACCAACATCACAACGCAAAATGCCTTAAATAAACTGCCCCTTAAGCAAATCCTGCTGGACAGTTTGTCATGGGAACAACAGCGCAGATTGAATGAATACATACCGGATCGCTTAGCTGTTGCTTCAGGCAATCAGCATAAGATAGATTACCGCCAGCAACCGCCTAAACTCAGTGTCAAACTACAAGAAGTGTTTGGCATGACACAAACACCCAGTGTTCTAGGACAAAATTTAACCCTAGAATTGCTGTCCCCTAATCAACGTCCATTGGCCGTCACCCATGACCTGCCTTTCTTTTGGCGAGAGGCTTACCCAGAAGTAAAAAAGGAAATGCGCGGTCGTTACCCAAAACACCCTTGGCCTGACGATCCTTTAGCGGCACAAGCCACCGCAAAGACCAACCGAGCCTTACGAGCTTCTCAATAATGCCAATGCTCGTGCTGTAACCATTTGACTGAAGGCTGTATTTTTCGCGTGAGTTGGGCTCCAACCTAATATAAAGCGATGAAAATCGGCCCAAGCGATATCGAATAGTGAGCGCCATTCCACACAAACCTCTGACGCCAAATCAGCCGATTCGCCTTGCGCCACTAAACAGCGGGCTAGCTCAGCGTAGTAATACTCTAATAAATAACTAAGATGCTCTGTTAAGCTAGCTTCGTCTAGACAACTACCAAGAAAATAGGCCACATCTTGTACCCCAACACCTCGGCCTATGTACTGAAAATCTACTGCCGCAACCTGATCACCCAATTCAGAAAAACAAAAATTGGCTACCTTAGCATCACCATGTAGCAAGGTTTGAAAACGCGCTTGTGACAAGATTTCATCAATGCGACTCGCTGAGTCCTTCAACTCACCGTCAACCATTGCCTGCCATTCGTCAGGACGAGTCGCCAAATGCCAATACGTCCCTCGTGGCCACAACCCATTATCAGGCGTCGACTTTACACCAATAAAACGACTATGAAAGTTTGCCAACCAGTCCAATATAGGCAAACAAGCTTCCCATTCTAAATGGCCGTAACGACGTGGAAAACCGGCCTCATCCATGTCCTCAAGTAATATGTAGATCAAGTCGTCAGTTTGGTGCACGGCATAACAAATAGGGATCCTCGCCAACCGTTTTACTTGATCGCTCCAATTAGCATACCAATGTGCTTCAACTCGATAGGATGTTAACTTGCGCTGATGGGAGCGTTCTGATTGCCAGCCCCGTGGATGAGCCATAACTTGATCTAAACGAATCGTCTTCAAGATAACCGATGAGCCGGACAGGCTTTGGGCAGCCACTTGATAACGAACAATCTCGCCATATCCACTCCACAGAGATTGAATGATGTCTGCACGGACGACGGAGTCAGCCGCCAAACTGCGCTTAATAAATATTTCTGGTGACATAAAAGCCTCAAGCATCAACTGCTCCCATTGTACCCAAATTGCCACCGACAATGACAAAAGGAATCGTACAAGCCGACCGCTTTGATCAAGAAGAATATGATATAAAGATGCCTCAGGTTAGGCGTATAAACAGAAATTCTCTCTGCTTATAAAGCCTTAAGTCATACCCGCAGTGATAAGGATGAGTTTACATGGCGAATTATGGTTGTCAGCTGATGGCTGAAAAGATGTCAAAAGTATTAATGAGACGCCCAGGAGACAGTTTAAGACAAGCCAATCAAGCGCAATGGCACTACAACCATCTATTTGATGCCGAAAAAGCCATCCAACAGTTTGACGCTTTCACACAATTGATCATCGACAGTGACTGCGAGATTGTGTGGATGGAAGAAGGTAATGATGGACTGTGCGACGCCATGTTTACACGCGATGCTTCCCTCATCACCAAAGTAGGCGCCATCCCTTTGCAAATGGGCAAACCACTGCGAGCGCCAGAACCAGAGTTACACAAACAAACCTATGAAAAGCTGGGCATCCCGATTCTCGGCCAATTGACAGGCGACGCCAAAATCGAAGGCGGCGACACCATTTGGTTGAACGAAAAGACCTTATTGGTCGGTATGGGGTTTCGCTCCAATCAAGCTGGCGTTGCACAACTCAATGAGTTACTTAATCCACATGACATTCAAGTACTTGGCTTTGACATGCCTTACTGGAACGGTAAAGACGCTTGTTTACACCTAATGTCTGTTATATCACCGTTAACCGAGAGCAAGTACCTAGTGCATCCTCCTCTGATTCCAGCACGATTGTGGCAATTACTGGAAGCCGAAGGCATTGAATGTGTTATCGCACCAGAAGATGAGTTCACCGCCTCCTTTGGCTTAAACCTGAATGTTCTGCCTACTTCACCAGATCAATGCATCATGATCGATGGCTTTCCAAAGACCAAACAAGTTATGGAAGAACATGGTGTGACAGTGACGGTATTTGAAGGGGACGCTTTGTGTATGGCATGTGAAGGTGGACCCACTTGCCTTACCAACCCAATCCTACGTGAAACAAGCCAATAACAAATCAATCATCATCCTGCATGGGAATAGAACTGGCGCCTGAACGGAGTATTGATAGCTTTTGCGCAATACTCTGTCTTTCCGGTTCAGTTAGCGGCACAGGCTCATTATCTGGATGAAAGACGTACTCTTCCTTCATACCATCAAATTTAATCTTGCCAAGAATCTGACCTTGCTGACTAATACAGTCCAAATCTTGCTGTGCGGGAAAGAACAAAACCATTAACAGAACCTATTTATTTTTATCAAAGACCCTTGATATTAAAATCAGACACGTCCGTGATCAAGCTGACTTTATGAATAACCAAAGCTTAGACAGAACCTAGGTTTGATAAGTGTAGAGGGTGATGGTCTAGACAAGCTGAAAACTAAACACCTCTTAGCTGGGATTGAGTTCATTGTTAGCATTTTCGCTGATAGAACGCTGTACCATTAAGGCTCTCAAGAAAATGAAAACCGTTTTTAGTAAGAACCTTTACCGAACCGATATTGCTAGGGACG
Coding sequences within it:
- the hrpB gene encoding ATP-dependent helicase HrpB; the encoded protein is MTSSLPIHAILPDLLQTLLEQDQAILEAAPGAGKTSVVPLALMDQAWNQGRKIVMLEPRRLAAKAAAKRLADTLKEPVGKHIGYRIRHDTKESKETQVLVVTEGVLTRMLQDDPSLSDISLVIFDEFHERNLHSDLAFALCLQARELYRDEDPLKLLVMSATLDTTLLEQRLNCTSLTSTGRSFPVRAHYANKTLKTVEVIDEVARLTLAAYQAESGNILVFLPGQKEIRQLHQQLQAQLSEQPHLTIMPLYGDLSLEQQEQVIKATVPPKRKIVLATAIAQTSLTIEGIGVVVDSGLSREARFDANTATTRLHTRRATQAETIQRMGRAGRTQAGVCYRWWSEEQQHRLAPQAQPQIECVDLSAVTLNLAQWGVQDRLELDWITPPPESHFQQSIDVLRHLNAIEATNLTLTPHGEQMSKLNLEPRLAQILLLGKQWGETELACQACALLSEGDPFSQQDSDFSMRLEWLANKSPISTQKPKHFYLQSLRQWQNRSQNLKQTKQQIDLKQGVVLGTLLAGAYADRIAQRLPSQAKQNAQSTRFKLANGRIATLDSRDSNAQADYLLVLDIGGHQGQQEDRIFLAQSLDISALSHALPHLLKTRSHLAWSKSEARLISEQQTWIGKLCLHRKQSAQFDPQQITEAMLQHIRQTGLDTLPWQDDSSQLIARIQFAASHDTQDWPDMADQGLLDRLAEWLGPYLTNITTQNALNKLPLKQILLDSLSWEQQRRLNEYIPDRLAVASGNQHKIDYRQQPPKLSVKLQEVFGMTQTPSVLGQNLTLELLSPNQRPLAVTHDLPFFWREAYPEVKKEMRGRYPKHPWPDDPLAAQATAKTNRALRASQ
- a CDS encoding oxidoreductase family protein, which produces MLEAFMSPEIFIKRSLAADSVVRADIIQSLWSGYGEIVRYQVAAQSLSGSSVILKTIRLDQVMAHPRGWQSERSHQRKLTSYRVEAHWYANWSDQVKRLARIPICYAVHQTDDLIYILLEDMDEAGFPRRYGHLEWEACLPILDWLANFHSRFIGVKSTPDNGLWPRGTYWHLATRPDEWQAMVDGELKDSASRIDEILSQARFQTLLHGDAKVANFCFSELGDQVAAVDFQYIGRGVGVQDVAYFLGSCLDEASLTEHLSYLLEYYYAELARCLVAQGESADLASEVCVEWRSLFDIAWADFHRFILGWSPTHAKNTAFSQMVTARALALLRSS
- a CDS encoding dimethylarginine dimethylaminohydrolase family protein, with the protein product MANYGCQLMAEKMSKVLMRRPGDSLRQANQAQWHYNHLFDAEKAIQQFDAFTQLIIDSDCEIVWMEEGNDGLCDAMFTRDASLITKVGAIPLQMGKPLRAPEPELHKQTYEKLGIPILGQLTGDAKIEGGDTIWLNEKTLLVGMGFRSNQAGVAQLNELLNPHDIQVLGFDMPYWNGKDACLHLMSVISPLTESKYLVHPPLIPARLWQLLEAEGIECVIAPEDEFTASFGLNLNVLPTSPDQCIMIDGFPKTKQVMEEHGVTVTVFEGDALCMACEGGPTCLTNPILRETSQ